The window GATTCAGCCAGGCTAAGAATGGTTGAAGGGAAGACCCTCTCTACCACCGATATGTTCAGATGCAAGTCGTGTGGTATGTGTGTCGTGGCCTGCCCTTCACATGCCAGGAAGCTGGTTGACGACGATACTGAGCGAAGGATCGAAAGTGCGTTGGCAATTCTATGAATCAAGAGGGGGCAAATGGGGCATTATGAACCTAAGATAGTCTGTTTCTCGTGCAAGTTCGGCTGGGGATACCTGGGCGATGATGCTGCGCTCTCCCGCCAGATAAAGAACTGGATTCCTATAATTTGCTCCGGGAAGATTGATAGTACTCACATTCTGGACGCTTTCAAGCGGGGGGCTGACGGTGTTCTTGTACTCGGTTGTCCCGAAGGCAATTGCCATTACCAGGACGGCAATTTCGAGGCCAGGAAGAGGGTCTATCTTCTCCAAAAGATGCTTGAGCCCTATGGAATAGAAAAGGAGAGGCTCCGCATAGTACTGTCAACGGATCCTGGTGGTACGCAGATACCGCAGCTTATTAAGGAGATGAGTGACAGAATTGAAAAGCTTGGCCCACTGAAGAAGATAAAGGGCAAAGCTGCTCTAGTGGTCTAAGGGGGAAAGGAAACGAAGATGGCAGAGAAACCGAAGGTTGCTATTTGCTGGCTTGGGGGCTGTGGCGGCTGCGATGAAGCGGTGGTCGATATCAATGAGGTAATCCTGCGTGTTGTAGACGCCGTTGACCTGATACTCTGGCCAGTGGCGCTGGATTTCAAGTACCATCACATTGAGGCCATGAAAGATGGTGAGATCGCCTTGAGTGTGATCAATGGACATGTCAGGAATTCAGATCACAAAGAGATAGCGGAATTACTTCGCAGAAAGTCCCAGTTGGTACTCGCTTTTGGGGCTTGTGCCTGTTTTGGAGGAACACCTGGGCTAGCAAACTTGACCACCAAAGAGGACATCTTTAACTGGGTGTATCGTGATGCTCCAACCGTGGTTAACCCAAAAGGAAACCACCCTCAACCCAAAGTCAGTGTTGACGGGAAAGAATTAACGTTACCAGAATTCTACGAACACGTCTATGCTCTGAATCAGGTGATTGATGTCGACTACTACCTCCCGGGCTGCCCACCGCCTCCTGATCTAGTAGTCAATGCTATAACTGCTGTCCTGGAAGCCAAGCTGCCCCCCAAGGGTTCGACTTTGGCACCGCATAAGGCTTTGTGTGATACCTGCCCGCGAAACAAGACAAAACCGGCTAAGATTGCTATAAGTGACATCAAGAGGATTCATGAGGTTGAGGCTGACCCTAATTCCTGCTTTTTGGTGCAGGGGATACTCTGCCTGGGGCCCGCAACGCGCGCAGGCTGTGGGGAGGCTTGCATAGACATAAACATCCCCTGTCGTGGGTGTTTTGGCCCCGTGGAGGGAGTGGCTGATGCTGGGGCAAAGTTTGCTTCTGCCTTGGCGTCGATCATCGACGTAGAGGATGAAGAAGAGGTAAAGAAGAGTATCGACACGATTGACGATGTTATCGGCTACTTCTATCGTTTTTCCTTACCCTCTTCCATTTTGGGCAAGAAAGATCTCAAGAAGACTATTTGAGGAGCGCTGAAAATGACCAGAAAAGTGACCATAAACCCGATTACCAGGCTTGAGGGTCATGGTAAGATCGAAGTCTTCCTCGATGACAAGGGTGGGGTGAGAGATGCCTACTTTCAGGTGGTAGAGTTGAGGGGCTTTGAAAGGTTCTGCCTGGGAAGGCCAGCGGAGGAGATGCCGAGGATTGTTCCGAATATATGTGGCGTTTGCCCTACGCCGCATAACATGGCATCCACAAAGGCACTGGATGACCTGTACGGCGTTGAGCCCACGCCGACTGCCAAGCTAATCAGGCAACTCCATTACAATGCCTTCTACGTGGAAGACCATTACATCCACTTCTTCTTCCTGGCTGCACCCGATTTCGTGGTTGGACCGGACGCTGACCCTGCTGAGAGGAACATCGTCGGCGTAATCCAAAAGGTCGGGTTGGAGATCGGCGGCAAGGTGATCGATATCCGAAAAAGGTGCCGAGATATAATCAGGCTCATTGCCAGTAAGCCATGCCATCCCGAAGGTGGATTGCCCGGCGGAGTTTCGAGGGGAATCACTGCCGAGGAACGGGAATGGATACGCAAGACTGCTGACGATTCTGTGGAATTTGCCCAGTTTGCCCTGAAGCTGTTCAAGAATGTTGTCCTTGATAACAAGCACTACCTCGATCTGGTACTTAGTGATGCCTACAAGCTACAGACCTACTACATGAGTCTTGTCGATGAGAATAAGAAGGTGAATCTCTATGAGGGTAAGTTAAGAGTCGTGGATCCTCGCGGAAAGGAACACGCCCTTTTTGATCCGCATGACTACATTGATTACATAGGTGAATGGGTAGAGCCCTGGACGTATATAAGGTTGACTCATCTGAGAAAGGTAGGCTGGAGCGGTTTGATTGAGGGTGATAAGACATCGCTGTACCGTGTTGGCCCTCTTGCCCGACTCAATGTAGCTGAAGGTATGGCCACGCCCCTAGCCCAGAAGGAGTATGAGCAGATGCATAAGACGCTGGGAGGCAGACCGAGTCACCATACCTTGGCTTTCCACTGGGCCAGACTGATCGAGGCACTTCAGGCTGCTGAAGATATGCAGAAAATTGCTAATGACCCCATGCTGACTGGCAAGGACCTGCGTAATTTGAATTACAGGTTGAAGAAAGTTGGCGTCGGTTGCGTTGAGGCGGCTCGGGGAACATTGATCCATCATTATGAGACGGATGACAATGGAATAATAACCAGGGTGAACCTCATAGTGGCCACCCAGCACAATGCAGCCCCTATGTGTCTATCGGTGAAAAAGGCGGCTATGGAGTTCGTCAAGGACCACAAGGTGAAAGAGGGTATGCTGAACATGGTGGAAATGGCCTTCAGGCCTTACGACCCGTGTCTTGCCTGTGCGACGCATGCGCTTCCGGGTGAAATGCCCCTGAACATCAATATAAGGGACAAAGACGGCAGCATAGTCCAAACACTCAAGAGGCCGTAGCTCAGAGTATCTTCTGCCCTGACACCACATTCTAGCCCATCTTGGGTGGGATAGTAGGGAGCGCCCCATCCACCTGGGATAACGCTAGGCAGTTGGACGTTTTGCCTCACATTCCTCCATGGTAATTCTATTACCTTCAGGAAGTTTCTTATGAATCGTCTGAGTGCACAGCCTTGAACTGTTGTGCAATGCGTTATAATATTAGATTGTGGTAGGTGGGGGGTTGCATAGTATGGCTAAGAGAGGACGCCGATTAGACGAGAACAGAAATCAAGGAAGTTGGAGGGAGCTGTTTACAAGATATTTGGAACCCCCCCTTTGGCTATCGATGTTTTAGGCACAAATGAAATACACTGTCATAATCGAGAAAGGTAGTGAATCGGGCTACGTGGCTTATGCTCCTGCCCTGAAGGGCTGCATCTCCCAGGGTGCAACTAGGGAAGAAACCCTGAGGAACATAAAGGAAGCCATTGAAGCCTATGTCGAAGCTCTGCTTGAGGATGGGCTGCCTGTCCCTACAGAGGTAGGCAAACATACTGTGGAGCTTGAGGTTCCCACTAGGTGACCAAGCTACCTCGGGGATTGTCTGGCAAAGAAGTGATCAAGGTGCTAGAGAGGGCGGGGTTCTATATCAAAAGGCGCAAGGGAAGCCATGTTGTAATGCGCAGAGACAATCCTTTTACTCAGGTCGTAGTGCCAGACCATAATAATAAGAGCCTTGATACCGGAACGCTAGCGTGGATACTCGATGGGGCTAACCTATCAGTCCAAGAGTTTACAAAACTTATTAACTAGTCCTTGCAGTTGCGCAAGGTAGCATGGTTGGGGCCACTTCTTGCTTTGAGTGCTGTCCGGACGCCACAAAGGTCAGTCGTTTCCGTTTCTCGCTGCCACCATCTGTGATGCGCTCTTTGTTCATCAACCCAGTCGTCCATGTAAGACAAGCCCACAGGACTAGACGGGCGGCAATCGCCGCCATAGCTGCCTTCGGGGCTATTCTGGCTGGTGTGTTCCTGATGTCGGCTGTCCATGATGCGGCACTTAGTGCGGTACTTGGCACGGTGGCACTAGCTTGTCTTGGAGCTGTCATTGGCCCTTTTACGGGAGGCAATGAAGCAGAATGGATTAGGTATCTAGAGACGTTAGTGAGGACTGAGAGAGACAGGCTACTGGCAATACTGAACACTATGGGAGAGGGAGTGGCTATCATTGGGCCAGACTACAAGATACGCTTTATGAATCCAAGCATGTTAAGAGAATTCGGCGACGGTGTCGGTAGCTATTGTTATAAGCATCTCCATGGCTTCGATGAGCCATGCGATGAGATGTGCAGGTTACGGGAGGTCATAATTGGTTCAACTGAGAGGTCGGAATATCACTTTCCAGACGGGAGAATATATGAAGTAGTATCGTCGCCCTTTGCTGATTCCGACCAGGTGTCTTGTATGCTGGCCACTTTCAGAAACATCACCCATCAGAAGCTGGTCGAGCTTGAGCTTGTCAAACTTAACCAGCTTAAATCAGAACTTCTATCCAATGTCTCTCACGAACTCCGATCACCATTGACCTCGATAAAGGGGATCATCAGCAGCCTGTTGCAAGAAGACATAGGGTGGGATAACGAGTCACGGAAGATGCTTTTGATTGGAATGAGCGAGGAGACGGATAGGTTGGCGAGCCTGGTTACCAATTTGCTCAACATGAGCAAATTGGATGCCGGTGTTTGGGGGCCAGAGAGGGATCGCTGTAGTGTCCCGGAGATTGTCACTGAGACGCTGGAACGCCAGAAGTGGGTTAGCAAGGATCATATATTTGAAACCGAGTTCGCCCCGGACTTACCAGAAGTCTTCGCCGACTCTAACCAGATAAAGCAAGTTTTGATCAACTTGCTGGAGAACGCGGTGGCTTACTCCGAGGAAGGAACTAAGATAGTGGTCGAGGCAAAGAGGATCAATAACGAAGTGGAGGTGACCGTATCTGACCAGGGTGTTGGAATCCCGCCGGGGGAGCTGGAGAAGATATTTGACAAGTTCTATCGGGGTACACAGAAGCGTCGGCGTCCTGGGGGTACCGGGCTGGGCCTGGCTATTGGCAGAGCCATTGTTCTGACCCATGGCGGGCGCATATGGGCCGAAAGTGAAATCGGCCGCGGCTCCACCTTCCATTTCACTTTGCCGGCTATCTAGCAAAGTACGCTGGACAAGGGGGTTATCTGTGGCGGATGCGGCCATACTGGCAGCCGCAGCGGCAGCTCAGCCCGATTACTTCGTCACTGGTGACGCCGACTTCCTTGAAAACTCAGGCATTAGAAGAGAGACGGGCCTGCGAATCGTATGGCCAGCGCAGTTCCTGAACCTGTTGGAAGATGAGGTGAACCATGAGAGAAGGAGAGCTTGAGCTATTTCCCAAAAGGGGGCGTGTCAAATCGGGGGTTTCGGTTTTGGCTGTGGCAAGGTATAATAGTGTCATCATGAAGGTAATCTTTCTCAAAGATGTGGGTAGAGTAGCCAGGGCAGGTGACATAAAGGAAGTGGCCGATGGTTACGGCAGGAACTTCCTGCTCCCTAAGAAGCTGGCTATGCTGGCGACGCCTTCAGCCATCAAGGCAGCGGAGGTGCACATTCAGAAGGAGCGGGAGCAGGAACAGCACTTTGCCACTGAGGCGGAGAAACTGGCCCAGCAACTGGAGGGGGTTGCTGTCACTTTCAAGGCAAAAGTGGCGGAACAGGACCATCTTTACGGCTCTATCAGGGACAGCGATATCGCTGATGAGCTGAGCAAACTGACTGGCCTCGATATCGACAAGAAGAAGATACAGTTGGAAGAGCCTATCCGTCTTCTGGGAGAGCATGCGGTAGTAGTCAGGTTGAGCAAAGACCTGACCGCCACGATAAAAGTTATTATTGCCCCGGAGGAGTAGTGTGGCGGATAACGGAAGGTTGCCTCCGCACAATGTTGAGGCGGAAGAGGCGGTAATCGGCTCCCTTCTTGTTGACCCCGAGGCCATTGTTAAGGTAAGTGACTTCCTCAAGCCCGAGGCCTTCTACCGAGAGAAGAACCAGTGGCTGTACAGCGCTTGCCTGTCTCTCTATGACCGAAGTGAGGCCATAGACCAGATCAGTGTGGCCCAAGAGTTGGCCAGAAAAGGCAGGCTGGAGCAGGTTGGCGGCCCGGGTTATCTCAGCCACCTGGTCTCGGTGTTGCCTACCTCCGTTCACGTTGAACATTATGCGCAGATTGTGCACCGCCTGGCGCTAATGC of the Chloroflexota bacterium genome contains:
- a CDS encoding hydrogenase iron-sulfur subunit, with the translated sequence MGHYEPKIVCFSCKFGWGYLGDDAALSRQIKNWIPIICSGKIDSTHILDAFKRGADGVLVLGCPEGNCHYQDGNFEARKRVYLLQKMLEPYGIEKERLRIVLSTDPGGTQIPQLIKEMSDRIEKLGPLKKIKGKAALVV
- a CDS encoding oxidoreductase, which gives rise to MAEKPKVAICWLGGCGGCDEAVVDINEVILRVVDAVDLILWPVALDFKYHHIEAMKDGEIALSVINGHVRNSDHKEIAELLRRKSQLVLAFGACACFGGTPGLANLTTKEDIFNWVYRDAPTVVNPKGNHPQPKVSVDGKELTLPEFYEHVYALNQVIDVDYYLPGCPPPPDLVVNAITAVLEAKLPPKGSTLAPHKALCDTCPRNKTKPAKIAISDIKRIHEVEADPNSCFLVQGILCLGPATRAGCGEACIDINIPCRGCFGPVEGVADAGAKFASALASIIDVEDEEEVKKSIDTIDDVIGYFYRFSLPSSILGKKDLKKTI
- a CDS encoding Ni/Fe hydrogenase subunit alpha, giving the protein MTRKVTINPITRLEGHGKIEVFLDDKGGVRDAYFQVVELRGFERFCLGRPAEEMPRIVPNICGVCPTPHNMASTKALDDLYGVEPTPTAKLIRQLHYNAFYVEDHYIHFFFLAAPDFVVGPDADPAERNIVGVIQKVGLEIGGKVIDIRKRCRDIIRLIASKPCHPEGGLPGGVSRGITAEEREWIRKTADDSVEFAQFALKLFKNVVLDNKHYLDLVLSDAYKLQTYYMSLVDENKKVNLYEGKLRVVDPRGKEHALFDPHDYIDYIGEWVEPWTYIRLTHLRKVGWSGLIEGDKTSLYRVGPLARLNVAEGMATPLAQKEYEQMHKTLGGRPSHHTLAFHWARLIEALQAAEDMQKIANDPMLTGKDLRNLNYRLKKVGVGCVEAARGTLIHHYETDDNGIITRVNLIVATQHNAAPMCLSVKKAAMEFVKDHKVKEGMLNMVEMAFRPYDPCLACATHALPGEMPLNINIRDKDGSIVQTLKRP
- a CDS encoding type II toxin-antitoxin system HicB family antitoxin; this translates as MKYTVIIEKGSESGYVAYAPALKGCISQGATREETLRNIKEAIEAYVEALLEDGLPVPTEVGKHTVELEVPTR
- a CDS encoding type II toxin-antitoxin system HicA family toxin, whose translation is MTKLPRGLSGKEVIKVLERAGFYIKRRKGSHVVMRRDNPFTQVVVPDHNNKSLDTGTLAWILDGANLSVQEFTKLIN
- a CDS encoding 50S ribosomal protein L9, coding for MREGELELFPKRGRVKSGVSVLAVARYNSVIMKVIFLKDVGRVARAGDIKEVADGYGRNFLLPKKLAMLATPSAIKAAEVHIQKEREQEQHFATEAEKLAQQLEGVAVTFKAKVAEQDHLYGSIRDSDIADELSKLTGLDIDKKKIQLEEPIRLLGEHAVVVRLSKDLTATIKVIIAPEE